The Mauremys mutica isolate MM-2020 ecotype Southern chromosome 1, ASM2049712v1, whole genome shotgun sequence genome has a segment encoding these proteins:
- the LOC123350327 gene encoding olfactory receptor 52R1-like has translation MSDPNTTDFTNPSTFILLGVPGLEAAHVWISIPFCTMYIIAILGNFTILFIVKIEPSLHGPMYYFLCMLAVTDLVLSTSILPKTLSIFWFNSREIDFSACLTQMYFIHWFLAMESGILVALALDRYVAICDPLRHSTILTNAVVAKIGLAVVLRGITLMLPFPFLARQWPYCRTNIIPHTHCEHIAVAKLACTDIRVSNYYGLFVVISVTGLDVLFITMSYTQILRTIFSLPTKDTRLKTLGTCSSHLCVILAFYIPGLFSFLTQRFGHNVPLHFHVLMANMYPLVPPMLNPIIYGVRTKQIRDRLLRLFTRKGT, from the coding sequence atgtcagatcccaacacaaccgacttcaccaacccctccaccttcatcttGCTGGGTGTTCCTGGCCTAGAGGcggcccatgtctggatctccatccccttctgcaccatgtacatcatagccatcttggggaacttcaccatcctgttcattgtgaagaTAGAACCGAGCCTCCATGgtcccatgtactatttcctctgcatgctggccgtcaccgacctggtcctgtccacgtccatcctgcccaaaactctgagcatcttctggttcaattccagggaaattgatttcagtgcctgcctcacccagatgtacttcattcactggtTCTTAGcgatggagtctgggatcttaGTGGCCTTGGCTTTGGATCGGTATGTGGCCATCTgtgatcccctgagacattccaccatcctgacaaacgcTGTGGTGGCCAAGATTGGCCTGGCTGTGGTGCTGCGCGGCATCACGCTAATGCTGCCCTTTCCCTTCCTGGcgaggcagtggccatattgcagaaccaacatcatccctcACACGCACTGTGAGCACATTGCTGTGGCGAAGCTGGCCTGCACCGACATCCGCGTCAGTAATTACTATGGCCTCTTTGTGGTAATCTCTGTGACTGGTCTGGATGTGCTTTTTATCACTATGTCCTATACTCAGATCCTCAggaccatcttcagcctccccacaaaggacacccggctcaagactttggggacctgcagctcccacctctgtgtcatcttagccttttacatcccaggtctcttctccttcctcacacagcggtttggccacaatgtgccCCTTCATTTCCATGTTCTCATGGCCAACATGTACCCCCTGGTGCCtcccatgctaaaccccatcatctatggggtgaggaccaaacagatccgggacaggctgctccggctctttaCTCGTAAAGGGACCTAA